The Candidatus Koribacter versatilis Ellin345 genome has a segment encoding these proteins:
- a CDS encoding IscS subfamily cysteine desulfurase — protein sequence MKLPIYMDNHATTPMDQRVLDEMLPYFIEKFGNAASRNHEFGWVAEQAVDQARERIAKVIGATSKEIIFTSGATESDNLAIKGVAQMYREKGNHIITQVTEHKAVLDTCKRLEKEGFRVTYLPVQKDGRIDLDDLKRAMDDKTILVTIMAANNEIGVLQPIREIGALCHEKGVVFHTDAVQIIGKVPFNVIQDNVDLASISGHKLYGPKGVGALYVRRKNPRVQLVAQIDGGGHERGMRSGTLNVTGIVGLGKAIELAGQEMAEEGKRMTALRDRLKDKIFSELDEVYVNGSWEHRLPGNLNISFAFVEGESLLMGINDIAVSSGSACTSATLEPSYVLKALGAGDDLAHSSIRFGLGRFNTDAEVDYVANKLIDVVKRLRELSPLYEMHKEGIDLTKVQWAAEGGH from the coding sequence GTGAAGCTGCCGATTTACATGGACAACCACGCGACCACGCCGATGGATCAGCGTGTACTCGACGAAATGCTTCCCTACTTCATTGAGAAGTTCGGGAATGCCGCGAGCCGTAATCACGAGTTCGGCTGGGTGGCTGAGCAAGCAGTGGACCAGGCGCGTGAGCGGATCGCGAAGGTGATCGGCGCGACGTCGAAGGAGATCATTTTCACGTCGGGTGCGACGGAGAGCGACAACCTGGCGATCAAGGGTGTGGCGCAGATGTATCGCGAGAAGGGCAACCACATCATTACGCAGGTAACGGAGCACAAGGCCGTACTCGACACGTGCAAGCGCCTCGAGAAGGAAGGCTTCCGCGTTACTTATCTGCCGGTGCAGAAGGACGGGCGGATCGATCTCGACGACCTGAAGCGCGCGATGGACGACAAGACGATCCTGGTGACGATCATGGCGGCGAACAACGAGATCGGCGTGTTGCAGCCGATCCGCGAGATTGGCGCGCTGTGTCACGAGAAGGGCGTGGTCTTCCATACCGACGCGGTGCAGATCATCGGCAAGGTTCCGTTCAATGTGATTCAAGACAACGTTGACCTGGCGTCGATCAGCGGACACAAGCTGTATGGGCCGAAGGGTGTGGGCGCTCTGTATGTGCGTCGCAAGAACCCGCGCGTGCAACTGGTGGCGCAGATCGATGGCGGCGGTCATGAGCGCGGCATGCGGTCGGGCACGCTGAATGTTACGGGCATCGTTGGCCTTGGGAAGGCGATTGAGCTGGCTGGCCAGGAGATGGCAGAAGAAGGCAAGCGCATGACGGCGCTGCGCGATCGGCTGAAGGACAAGATCTTCTCGGAGCTCGACGAAGTGTACGTCAACGGCTCGTGGGAGCATCGGCTGCCGGGCAATCTGAATATTAGTTTTGCCTTCGTTGAGGGCGAGTCGCTGCTGATGGGGATCAATGACATTGCGGTTTCGAGCGGTTCGGCATGCACCTCTGCGACGTTGGAGCCATCTTATGTATTAAAGGCACTCGGCGCAGGCGACGATCTTGCTCACAGCTCCATCCGCTTCGGGTTGGGACGCTTCAACACGGACGCGGAAGTGGATTATGTGGCAAACAAGCTGATTGACGTGGTGAAGAGACTGCGCGAGTTGTCGCCGCTGTACGAGATGCACAAGGAAGGCATCGATTTGACGAAGGTGCAGTGGGCTGCCGAGGGCGGGCACTAA
- a CDS encoding SUF system Fe-S cluster assembly regulator, with product MLKLTKKADYGLIAMRHLAANADLGACSAKDLAEMYGLPQEALAKLLQRLTKAGLLQSQQGTNGGYTLARNPRSISALDVIRALEGPLFMTSCTTAKGSCEQTSKCTVREPLRKVSKSIEDVLGRLTIAEMCESEEPVRDLVTLQ from the coding sequence ATGTTGAAGCTCACTAAAAAGGCGGATTACGGGTTGATTGCCATGCGGCACCTGGCGGCGAATGCCGACTTAGGCGCCTGTTCGGCGAAGGACCTAGCTGAGATGTATGGGCTTCCGCAAGAGGCTTTGGCGAAGCTGCTTCAGCGACTGACGAAGGCGGGGCTTTTGCAGTCGCAACAGGGGACGAATGGTGGTTACACGCTGGCGCGCAATCCGCGGAGCATTTCGGCGCTGGATGTGATCCGGGCGCTGGAAGGTCCGCTGTTCATGACGTCGTGCACGACCGCGAAGGGGAGCTGCGAGCAGACTTCCAAGTGCACGGTGCGCGAACCGCTGCGCAAGGTGAGCAAGAGTATTGAGGATGTATTGGGCCGGTTGACGATCGCAGAGATGTGCGAGAGCGAAGAGCCGGTGAGAGATCTGGTCACACTGCAATAG
- a CDS encoding response regulator — translation MIRTALVVDDSMLIRHTVCRFLEDRGYTVESATNGADALQILRGIRPDVLITDMMMPKMDGSQLITELKKDAEMSTIPIIVLAGRQSAAGLPPEHRANATIWKDIDIVTQLDKALRDTLGPES, via the coding sequence ATGATCCGAACGGCCCTCGTGGTGGACGACTCCATGCTTATCCGGCATACCGTCTGCCGCTTCCTCGAAGATCGCGGCTACACGGTCGAGTCCGCCACCAATGGTGCCGACGCCCTGCAGATCCTCCGCGGCATTCGCCCCGACGTCCTGATTACCGACATGATGATGCCCAAGATGGACGGCTCCCAACTCATAACCGAGTTGAAGAAAGACGCGGAGATGTCTACCATCCCCATCATCGTCCTCGCCGGCCGCCAGTCCGCCGCCGGACTTCCTCCCGAACACCGCGCCAATGCCACCATCTGGAAAGACATCGATATCGTCACCCAGCTCGACAAGGCTCTCCGCGACACGCTCGGCCCCGAAAGCTAA
- a CDS encoding alpha/beta hydrolase, which translates to MKLLFVALLLAATSSAQTTAAQAPTKDTSFVDADGTARITRVIPVPPDLSPEAKKLLSRPDSDANTPEPLAQRRSRTDEWQEGAGKKSQQIYPVNIEKTTIAGVPVRVFTPIHPTTSNADRVLINLHGGGFNSDSGSLTESIPLANLAKVKVVAVLYRLAPEHPYPAALDDAIAVYKDLLKTYKPEHIAIYGTSAGAILTAEVAVKLKQLSLPMPGALGIFSGMGDLDRMGDSMAMYALRGLSGHLDPPTGQHDKDYLAATSPRDPVVSPVYADLHGMPPSLFITSGRDLLLSGTTILHRAYLRAGNDAQLIVFEGLPHAFWNQTGLPETEECYDYMSKFFIAKLGLK; encoded by the coding sequence ATGAAACTCCTCTTCGTCGCGCTTCTGCTCGCCGCGACTTCTTCTGCTCAAACCACCGCCGCCCAGGCTCCGACCAAAGACACCAGCTTCGTTGACGCCGACGGCACCGCCCGCATCACCCGCGTCATCCCCGTTCCTCCCGACCTCAGCCCCGAAGCAAAGAAACTGCTCTCGCGTCCCGACTCCGACGCCAACACTCCCGAACCCCTTGCCCAGCGCCGCTCCCGCACCGACGAGTGGCAGGAGGGCGCCGGCAAGAAATCCCAGCAGATATATCCCGTCAACATCGAGAAGACGACGATCGCCGGCGTTCCCGTTCGCGTTTTCACGCCCATCCATCCGACCACCTCCAATGCCGATCGCGTGCTCATCAACCTGCACGGCGGTGGATTCAACTCCGACTCCGGCTCACTCACCGAGTCCATCCCCCTCGCTAACCTCGCGAAGGTCAAAGTGGTCGCGGTCCTCTATCGTCTGGCTCCCGAGCATCCCTATCCTGCCGCCCTCGACGACGCCATCGCCGTCTACAAAGACCTTCTCAAGACCTACAAGCCCGAGCACATCGCCATCTACGGCACCTCCGCCGGTGCCATCCTCACCGCCGAAGTCGCGGTGAAGCTGAAACAGCTCAGTCTTCCGATGCCCGGTGCGCTCGGCATCTTCTCCGGCATGGGCGACCTCGATCGCATGGGCGACTCCATGGCCATGTACGCGCTCCGGGGCCTGTCTGGCCACCTCGATCCCCCCACCGGCCAGCACGACAAGGACTATCTCGCCGCCACCAGCCCGCGCGATCCCGTCGTCTCCCCGGTGTACGCCGATCTCCACGGCATGCCGCCGTCGTTATTCATCACCAGCGGCCGCGACCTCCTGCTCAGTGGCACCACTATCCTCCACCGCGCCTACCTCCGCGCCGGTAACGACGCCCAGTTAATCGTCTTCGAAGGTCTCCCCCACGCCTTCTGGAACCAAACCGGTCTCCCCGAAACCGAAGAGTGCTACGACTACATGTCGAAGTTCTTCATCGCTAAACTCGGCCTGAAATAG
- a CDS encoding S9 family peptidase: MRTKFVFLLLIAASFSFAQSHRPITEKDLFRFQWIGDPQLSPDATQVLYVQISVNDKKDNYDTSLWTVATNGQSAPVRLTSGKRDSSPRWSPDGKWIAFIRGSAEPPKEGKPPATQLALLPVKGGEAAIITDLPRSVAQPVWSPDSKHIAFLCDANSDDLAKKQKKDAGAEPEHESDVRVINRAVYRFNGQGYLDPKHHAHIWITDLPTASDAKVTPKQLTTGNFDEQEATFTPDGTRILFHADRNIEPYYTLPVSDILTVPVTGGDVQLINQVKLGGLLGGVSSMVLSPDGKRIAFIGSAPEPVRSYSEPDLWTLELTPGATPKNLTADYDFDVNSGVGGDNRAPRAAGGLDPLWSHDGSTILDVVAKQGRAILVKFDVTGKKQPQEITRGDQAVEQFVASEDSKTVILSVSTPTLLDDLFALQPDGSQRQLTNVNRTLFSELNLTAPEELWYTSFDGKKIQAWIQKPPDFDPKKKYPLILNIHGGPHSAYGWVFDHEFQWMAAKGYVVLYPNPRGSTSYGQDFGNIIQYKYPGDDFKDLMAGVDEVIKRGYIDDSKLGVTGGSGGGLLTDWAVGHTKRFRAAVSQRDISDWAAWWYTADFTLFQPHWFKAPPFDDPQDYIARSPITYIHDIDTPMMFILGEADYRTPPASGGEELFRALRFLHKPALMVRFPGESHELSRSGQPWHRVERLENIVGWFDMYLQGASKPEYRMPSDETSTTPDKEKKP; this comes from the coding sequence GTGCGCACAAAATTTGTCTTCTTGCTATTGATCGCCGCTTCTTTCTCCTTCGCTCAATCCCACCGCCCCATCACCGAGAAAGATCTCTTCCGCTTCCAATGGATCGGTGACCCCCAGCTCTCGCCCGACGCCACCCAGGTCCTCTACGTCCAGATCAGCGTCAACGATAAGAAAGACAACTACGACACCTCTCTCTGGACGGTCGCCACCAACGGCCAGTCCGCGCCCGTCCGCCTCACCTCAGGCAAACGTGATTCCTCTCCGCGCTGGTCGCCCGACGGCAAATGGATCGCCTTCATCCGCGGCAGCGCCGAGCCTCCGAAAGAAGGGAAGCCGCCCGCGACACAACTCGCATTGCTTCCTGTAAAAGGCGGCGAAGCCGCAATCATCACCGACCTCCCGCGCTCCGTCGCGCAACCGGTATGGTCACCTGACAGCAAACACATTGCCTTCCTCTGCGACGCCAACTCCGATGACCTCGCGAAGAAGCAGAAGAAAGACGCCGGTGCCGAGCCCGAGCACGAGTCCGACGTCCGCGTCATCAACCGCGCTGTCTATCGCTTCAACGGCCAGGGCTATCTCGATCCCAAGCACCACGCGCACATCTGGATCACCGATCTGCCCACCGCCAGCGACGCCAAGGTCACTCCCAAGCAGCTCACCACCGGCAACTTCGACGAGCAGGAAGCGACCTTCACCCCCGATGGCACACGCATCCTCTTCCATGCCGACCGCAACATCGAGCCGTATTACACACTTCCCGTGTCCGACATCCTCACTGTTCCCGTCACGGGCGGCGACGTCCAACTCATCAACCAGGTCAAACTCGGCGGCCTCCTCGGCGGCGTCAGCAGCATGGTTCTTTCTCCTGACGGCAAACGTATCGCCTTCATCGGCTCCGCTCCCGAGCCCGTCCGCTCCTACTCCGAACCCGATCTCTGGACGCTCGAACTCACGCCCGGTGCCACGCCAAAGAACCTCACCGCCGACTATGATTTCGACGTCAACAGCGGTGTCGGTGGCGACAACCGCGCCCCGCGCGCTGCCGGCGGCCTCGATCCCCTCTGGTCCCACGACGGCTCCACCATCCTTGACGTAGTTGCCAAGCAAGGCCGCGCCATCCTCGTGAAGTTTGATGTCACCGGCAAGAAGCAGCCACAGGAGATCACCCGCGGCGATCAAGCGGTCGAGCAATTCGTCGCCTCAGAAGACAGCAAGACCGTCATCCTCAGCGTCTCTACTCCGACCCTGCTGGATGATCTCTTCGCGCTTCAGCCCGACGGTTCGCAGCGTCAGCTCACCAACGTCAACCGCACGCTCTTTTCCGAACTCAACCTCACCGCGCCGGAAGAGCTCTGGTACACCAGCTTCGACGGCAAGAAGATTCAAGCCTGGATCCAGAAGCCGCCCGACTTCGATCCGAAGAAGAAGTATCCACTCATCCTAAACATTCACGGCGGCCCGCACTCCGCCTACGGATGGGTCTTCGACCACGAATTCCAATGGATGGCTGCGAAGGGTTACGTCGTTCTCTATCCCAACCCGCGCGGCAGCACCAGCTACGGCCAGGACTTCGGCAACATCATCCAGTACAAGTACCCGGGTGACGACTTCAAGGATCTAATGGCTGGCGTGGATGAAGTCATCAAGCGCGGCTACATCGACGACTCAAAACTCGGTGTCACCGGCGGCAGTGGCGGCGGCCTCCTCACCGACTGGGCCGTCGGCCATACCAAGCGCTTCCGCGCCGCTGTCTCGCAACGCGATATCTCCGACTGGGCCGCATGGTGGTACACCGCGGACTTCACCCTCTTCCAGCCGCATTGGTTCAAAGCGCCGCCCTTCGACGATCCTCAGGACTACATCGCCCGCTCGCCCATCACCTACATCCACGACATCGATACGCCAATGATGTTCATTCTCGGCGAAGCCGACTACCGCACCCCGCCCGCCAGCGGTGGCGAAGAACTCTTCCGTGCCCTTCGCTTCCTTCACAAACCCGCGCTCATGGTGCGTTTCCCCGGCGAGTCCCACGAACTCTCGCGCTCCGGACAACCGTGGCACCGCGTCGAACGCCTCGAGAACATCGTCGGCTGGTTCGACATGTACCTGCAGGGCGCATCAAAGCCCGAGTACCGCATGCCCTCCGACGAAACCAGCACTACGCCCGACAAGGAGAAGAAACCCTGA
- a CDS encoding DoxX family protein, whose amino-acid sequence MTTRSALSSSAMNNLHASERRNDRAIAFLRIAVGGLFLIFAQYKVFGTQFTLHGGFQMWINRFLEDGAYPFMVPVLRGFVLRFATPIAFLAAYGELAIGISLVLGIWVRVASAFGVIYMMMLLFSSNYPGAHAPVWQYFGASLDHSVLALCFVAFVIGQSDAMWAVRKK is encoded by the coding sequence GTGACGACACGTTCCGCGCTATCCTCATCGGCTATGAATAATCTCCACGCCTCTGAGCGCCGCAACGATCGGGCGATTGCGTTCCTGCGGATTGCCGTTGGTGGACTGTTCCTGATCTTCGCGCAGTACAAGGTCTTCGGAACCCAGTTCACTCTACATGGCGGCTTCCAGATGTGGATCAACCGGTTTCTTGAAGATGGGGCTTATCCGTTCATGGTTCCGGTTCTGCGAGGATTCGTGCTGCGCTTTGCGACGCCGATCGCATTTCTCGCAGCTTATGGGGAGTTGGCGATCGGCATTTCGCTGGTGCTTGGAATTTGGGTGAGGGTGGCGAGTGCGTTTGGAGTCATTTACATGATGATGCTGCTATTCTCGTCGAATTATCCGGGAGCGCATGCGCCGGTTTGGCAATACTTCGGAGCTTCGTTGGACCATAGCGTGTTGGCGTTGTGCTTCGTGGCGTTCGTGATCGGGCAGAGCGATGCGATGTGGGCGGTGAGGAAGAAGTAG
- a CDS encoding ComEC/Rec2 family competence protein, which produces MKRLLTFLLLFSASMLAKSSNDLRVYFVDVEGGQATLFVTPKGESLLIDTGWPGNEGRDADRIAAAAKSAGLSRIDYVLITHFHDDHVGGVPNLVEKIPVGTFVDHGPNRETTDEITENRYEAYQEVLATGKYKHITMKPGDKLPIKGIDVEAVSADGALIEKPLKGAGEANTFCAASEKREADKTENLRSLGVVITFGKARLLDLGDLTWDKEMEMMCPTNRIGKIDVLIVSHHGWMQSSSPALVDAVRPRIAIMDNGEKKGGSKPTVETVAKIPGLEALWQLHYSEDAGGDNAAEKFLANVQGPDGGHGIELTVDAKGNLVVKNDRTGETVEYAKK; this is translated from the coding sequence ATGAAACGGCTCCTAACTTTTCTTCTTCTTTTCTCTGCATCCATGCTGGCCAAGAGTTCCAACGATCTGCGGGTGTACTTCGTGGATGTGGAGGGCGGACAGGCCACGCTCTTCGTTACGCCGAAGGGCGAATCGTTGTTGATTGATACCGGATGGCCGGGCAATGAAGGGCGCGATGCGGACCGGATTGCCGCTGCGGCCAAGAGCGCGGGGCTGAGTCGCATTGATTACGTGCTGATCACGCACTTCCACGACGATCATGTGGGCGGCGTGCCGAACCTGGTGGAGAAGATTCCGGTGGGGACGTTTGTGGACCACGGGCCGAACCGTGAGACCACTGACGAGATCACGGAGAACCGCTACGAGGCTTATCAGGAGGTGCTCGCGACCGGGAAGTACAAGCACATCACGATGAAACCGGGTGACAAGCTGCCGATTAAGGGGATCGATGTTGAAGCCGTTTCGGCCGACGGCGCGTTGATTGAGAAACCGCTGAAGGGTGCGGGCGAGGCGAACACATTCTGCGCGGCTTCAGAGAAGCGCGAGGCCGATAAGACTGAAAATCTGCGCTCACTGGGCGTGGTGATTACGTTTGGTAAAGCGCGTCTGCTCGACCTTGGCGACCTGACCTGGGACAAAGAAATGGAAATGATGTGTCCTACGAACCGGATTGGGAAAATCGATGTGCTGATCGTTTCCCACCACGGGTGGATGCAGAGTTCGAGTCCGGCGCTGGTGGATGCGGTGCGTCCGCGGATCGCGATTATGGACAACGGCGAGAAAAAGGGCGGATCGAAACCGACCGTCGAAACGGTCGCGAAGATTCCGGGACTTGAAGCGCTGTGGCAGTTGCACTATTCGGAAGATGCGGGCGGGGATAACGCCGCGGAGAAGTTTTTGGCGAATGTGCAGGGGCCGGATGGCGGACATGGGATTGAGTTAACGGTGGATGCGAAGGGAAATTTGGTTGTGAAGAACGATCGGACTGGGGAGACGGTGGAGTACGCGAAGAAGTAG
- the tsaD gene encoding tRNA (adenosine(37)-N6)-threonylcarbamoyltransferase complex transferase subunit TsaD: protein MADAVILGIESSCDETAAAVIRNGAEILSSVVFSQIYTHMRYGGVVPELASREHLKAIVPVVRQAVEDAGQSYDKIDAIAVTRGPGLAGALLVGVSYAKALSFALDKPLIGVNHLEGHIHVVLLEQKQQGVGEIQFPVLALVVSGGHTHLYLAEKKDAGWTYRDVGHTRDDAAGEAYDKVAKLLGLGYPGGPILDGLAKHGDPRAVRFPFAQIKHRDRNPQNRHEDDDARVDFSYSGIKTAVLRYVETHEMKAAIEARRTALKEIEKPSQDDYLRVCDRQTLDLIASFQRAVVNDLVSKALHAAAENNAATLLVTGGVAANSELRETFERRAGELGLPVYFPSRPLSTDNAAMIAAAAYPRFLSGEFAAPDLSAEANLRLR from the coding sequence ATGGCCGACGCCGTCATCCTGGGAATTGAAAGCTCGTGCGACGAGACCGCCGCGGCTGTGATCCGAAACGGCGCAGAAATCCTCTCCAGCGTAGTGTTCTCGCAGATCTACACGCATATGCGGTACGGCGGCGTGGTGCCGGAACTGGCCTCGCGCGAGCACTTGAAGGCTATCGTTCCCGTGGTGCGCCAGGCGGTGGAAGACGCTGGACAGAGCTATGACAAGATTGATGCCATCGCTGTGACACGCGGACCCGGACTGGCCGGAGCGCTGCTGGTGGGCGTGAGTTATGCGAAGGCGCTGTCATTCGCGCTGGATAAGCCGCTGATCGGCGTGAACCACCTGGAAGGACACATTCACGTGGTGCTGCTGGAACAGAAGCAGCAAGGCGTCGGCGAAATTCAGTTTCCGGTGCTGGCGCTGGTGGTGAGCGGCGGACACACGCATCTTTACCTTGCAGAGAAGAAGGATGCGGGATGGACGTATCGCGATGTGGGACACACGCGCGACGATGCGGCCGGCGAGGCCTACGACAAAGTCGCGAAGCTGCTGGGGCTTGGATATCCCGGGGGGCCGATTCTCGATGGCCTGGCAAAGCATGGCGATCCCAGGGCGGTGAGGTTTCCGTTCGCGCAGATCAAGCATCGCGACCGCAATCCGCAGAACCGACATGAGGATGACGATGCGCGAGTGGATTTCTCGTATAGCGGTATCAAGACCGCGGTGCTGCGCTATGTTGAAACGCACGAGATGAAGGCGGCGATTGAAGCGCGGCGAACGGCGTTGAAGGAAATCGAGAAGCCATCGCAGGACGATTATTTGCGGGTGTGCGATCGGCAGACGCTCGATCTGATTGCATCGTTTCAGCGCGCGGTGGTGAATGATCTTGTCTCGAAGGCGCTGCACGCGGCTGCGGAAAACAATGCAGCAACGCTCTTGGTGACGGGCGGAGTTGCGGCGAATTCCGAGCTGCGTGAGACGTTTGAACGACGTGCCGGCGAACTTGGGTTGCCTGTGTATTTCCCTTCGCGACCGCTGTCTACGGACAACGCGGCGATGATTGCGGCGGCGGCGTATCCGCGGTTTCTGAGCGGAGAATTTGCGGCGCCTGATCTGTCCGCGGAAGCCAATCTTCGCCTGCGCTAA
- a CDS encoding phospholipase D-like domain-containing protein translates to MASFYGNRTSALLDAASKWQRLTMLLYLLAGTTVSTGFMVIAWLAIAAALLVLFSGLFGPGLRYKISAAKPADNRSDEFLHTLEALTDSKVHRGTSFTVHTNGNDFYEEELRAMAAAQHSINLEAYIFQKSEIAQRYVDTMTERARAGVQVNIVLDAIGSAATHEKFFTDLRQAGGKIAWYNDSTWYKLPQFNHRTHREVLVVDGRVGFIGGAGVADHWYKARPNKPRWRDTMVRVDGEAVPNLQATFAENWLESCGEVLTGEDYFPQPHAEQGSGEAMVINSTPTAGGSTRARLLFQMLLASAQHTIHITTPYFLPDRSMMDELVRAVKERGVEVVLLVPGKKSDHMLTRSSSRRAYGRLLEAAARIYEYQPAMIHAKILLIDGLWGVVGSTNFDNRSFGLNDEVNLAVRAEDFVERLEHDFERDLANSELITLEKWKHRPVLERAPELLGWVLDRQQ, encoded by the coding sequence ATGGCTTCATTCTACGGGAACCGCACGTCGGCGTTGCTCGACGCAGCATCTAAGTGGCAGAGGTTGACGATGCTCTTGTACTTGCTCGCAGGAACGACGGTCTCAACGGGATTCATGGTCATCGCGTGGCTCGCGATTGCGGCCGCGCTTCTGGTGCTTTTCTCTGGCCTGTTTGGCCCCGGCTTGCGTTACAAGATCTCCGCCGCCAAGCCAGCAGACAACCGTTCTGACGAATTCCTGCACACCCTCGAGGCCCTTACCGATTCCAAGGTCCATCGCGGCACGAGTTTCACCGTGCATACCAACGGCAACGACTTCTACGAAGAAGAACTGCGCGCCATGGCTGCAGCACAGCACAGCATCAACCTTGAGGCCTACATCTTCCAGAAGAGTGAAATCGCGCAGCGGTACGTCGACACAATGACCGAGCGCGCCCGCGCCGGTGTACAAGTCAACATCGTCCTCGACGCCATCGGCAGCGCCGCAACTCACGAGAAATTCTTCACCGATCTCCGCCAAGCCGGAGGCAAAATCGCCTGGTACAACGACAGCACCTGGTACAAGCTGCCCCAGTTCAACCATCGCACCCACCGTGAGGTGTTGGTTGTCGATGGCCGCGTCGGCTTCATCGGAGGCGCGGGCGTCGCTGACCATTGGTACAAGGCGCGCCCGAACAAGCCACGCTGGCGCGACACCATGGTGCGCGTAGACGGTGAAGCTGTTCCCAACCTGCAAGCCACGTTTGCCGAGAACTGGTTGGAAAGCTGCGGCGAAGTACTCACCGGCGAAGACTATTTCCCTCAACCGCACGCAGAACAGGGAAGTGGCGAAGCCATGGTCATCAACAGCACTCCCACCGCAGGCGGTTCCACGCGCGCCCGCTTGCTCTTCCAAATGCTTTTGGCATCGGCGCAACACACAATCCACATCACCACGCCGTATTTCCTGCCCGATCGCAGCATGATGGACGAACTCGTCCGCGCCGTGAAAGAGCGCGGCGTCGAAGTCGTGCTCCTCGTTCCAGGCAAGAAGAGCGATCACATGCTCACGCGCAGCTCCAGTCGCCGCGCCTATGGACGATTGCTGGAAGCCGCTGCGCGTATCTACGAATACCAACCAGCCATGATCCACGCCAAGATCCTGCTCATCGACGGCCTCTGGGGCGTCGTCGGTTCCACCAACTTCGACAATCGTTCCTTCGGTCTCAACGACGAGGTAAACCTCGCCGTGCGCGCCGAAGACTTCGTCGAACGCCTCGAGCATGACTTCGAGCGCGACCTTGCCAACAGCGAACTCATTACGTTGGAGAAGTGGAAGCATCGCCCTGTCCTCGAACGCGCGCCCGAACTCCTCGGCTGGGTGCTCGACCGCCAGCAGTGA
- a CDS encoding endonuclease/exonuclease/phosphatase family protein, with protein sequence MRLRIATYNVHKCRGLDRRTDPERIATVIRELDADVIAMQEILDVRDGHPGHDQARRIATNLQEYEWRFGENRSLHGGAYGNMTLSRLPITASENYDITWRHRERRGCLRTDVSLTDRSVLHLFNLHLGTSFVERRHQARKLLTEAVLRRAEFTGPRIVLGDFNEWTRGLASRLMGTEFEAIEPRTHLRYARTYPGVMPLLHLDHFYFDRTLSLESYCIHRSRTALIASDHLPLVSEFSLAERTKQ encoded by the coding sequence ATGCGCCTCCGCATCGCCACCTACAACGTCCACAAGTGCCGCGGCCTCGATCGCCGCACCGATCCCGAACGCATTGCCACCGTCATCCGCGAACTCGATGCCGATGTAATCGCCATGCAGGAAATTCTCGACGTGCGCGACGGTCACCCCGGTCACGACCAGGCCCGCCGTATCGCGACGAACCTTCAAGAATACGAATGGCGATTCGGCGAAAACCGCTCGCTCCACGGCGGCGCCTACGGCAACATGACTCTCAGCCGTCTGCCCATCACCGCCAGCGAAAACTACGACATCACCTGGCGCCATCGCGAGCGCCGCGGCTGCCTCCGCACCGATGTGTCGTTAACCGACAGAAGCGTGCTTCATCTCTTCAACCTCCATCTCGGCACCAGCTTCGTAGAGCGCCGCCACCAGGCGCGCAAGCTGCTCACGGAAGCCGTGCTCCGTCGCGCCGAATTCACCGGCCCGCGTATCGTACTCGGCGACTTCAACGAATGGACCCGCGGCCTCGCATCGCGCCTCATGGGCACGGAATTCGAGGCAATCGAGCCGCGCACGCACCTGCGCTATGCGCGTACCTATCCCGGCGTAATGCCCCTGCTCCACCTCGACCACTTCTACTTCGACCGAACTCTCTCTCTCGAGTCCTACTGCATTCACCGCAGCCGAACCGCGCTCATCGCCTCCGACCACCTGCCTCTGGTATCCGAGTTCAGCCTCGCAGAACGCACTAAGCAATAA